Proteins co-encoded in one Paraburkholderia terrae genomic window:
- a CDS encoding DUF779 domain-containing protein has protein sequence MSKEGVARVVATDAAVKLIQQLSAEHGPIIFHQSGGCCDGSAPMCFPSNEFMVGGSDVRLGEIAGVPFYMSESQFEYWQHTQLIIDAVPGNGGMFSLERPTGLRFLTRSRLFDDEENAWLEKHPVSKADAV, from the coding sequence ATGAGCAAAGAAGGCGTTGCGCGTGTCGTGGCAACGGATGCGGCGGTCAAGCTGATCCAGCAGTTGAGCGCCGAGCACGGCCCGATTATTTTTCATCAGTCGGGCGGATGTTGCGACGGCAGCGCGCCGATGTGCTTTCCGTCGAATGAATTCATGGTCGGCGGGTCCGATGTGAGGCTCGGCGAGATTGCAGGCGTGCCGTTCTACATGAGCGAATCGCAATTCGAGTACTGGCAGCACACGCAGTTGATCATCGATGCCGTGCCGGGCAACGGCGGCATGTTTTCACTGGAGCGGCCTACGGGTCTGCGGTTCTTGACGCGCTCGCGCCTGTTCGACGATGAAGAGAATGCGTGGCTCGAAAAGCATCCGGTGAGCAAAGCCGACGCAGTTTGA
- the gyrB gene encoding DNA topoisomerase (ATP-hydrolyzing) subunit B, translated as MTETNNSQPDNSYGASSIQILEGLEAVRKRPGMYIGDTSDGTGLHHLVFEVLDNSIDEALAGHCDDIQVIIHADNSISVTDNGRGIPTGIKRDDKHDPKRSAAEIVMTELHAGGKFDQNSYKVSGGLHGVGVSCVNALSSWLRLTVRRDGKKHFMEFHRGVPQNRVIEEADGERLSPIPVVGDTENRGTEVHFMADLEIFGNVEYHYDILAKRIRELSFLNNGVRIRLTDQRSGKEDDFAFVGGVKGFVEYINKTKTVLHPTIFHIVGEKDGVGVEVAMQWNDSYNENVLTFTNNIPQRDGGSHLTGLRAAMTRVINKYIVDHEIAKKAKVETSGDDMREGLSCVLSVKVPEPKFSSQTKDKLVSSEVRAPVEEVVAKALEEFLLETPTDAKIICGKIVDAARARDAARKAREMTRRKGVLDGVGLPGKLADCQEKDPAKSEIYIVEGDSAGGSAKQGRDRKFQAILPLRGKVLNVEKARYDKLLSSEQIVTLITALGCGIGKEDYNLDKLRYHRIIIMTDADVDGAHIRTLLLTFFYRQMPEMIERGYIYIAQPPLYKVKAGKDERYLKDTAELNAHMLRLALNGSELIPSEGATPIAGDALGELARSYLLAQGVVDRLSRLYDEAALGAVMDGVTIDLSSEQSTEVSAASLQAKLRDDPLKPEVNVIPMYDPVRELRSLRVERRHHGNVKVSVIDEEFQLTADYQQLVNTANTFKGLIGEGAVIKRGERSMAVGDFKSAMKWLIADAERNVSKQRYKGLGEMNPGQLWETTMDPSVRRLLRVQIEDAIAADGIFTTLMGDEVEPRRAFIESNALRAGNIDV; from the coding sequence ATGACTGAAACGAACAATTCGCAACCCGATAACAGCTACGGCGCCTCGTCCATTCAGATCCTCGAAGGTCTGGAGGCCGTGCGCAAGCGACCGGGTATGTACATCGGCGATACGTCGGACGGGACCGGTCTGCATCACCTCGTGTTCGAGGTGCTCGACAATTCGATCGACGAGGCACTCGCCGGTCATTGCGACGACATTCAGGTCATCATCCACGCCGACAACTCGATTTCCGTCACCGACAACGGCCGCGGTATCCCGACGGGTATCAAGCGCGACGACAAGCACGACCCGAAGCGCAGCGCCGCTGAAATCGTCATGACCGAGTTGCACGCGGGCGGCAAGTTCGACCAGAACAGCTACAAGGTGTCGGGCGGCCTGCACGGCGTGGGCGTGTCGTGCGTGAACGCGCTGTCGTCGTGGCTGCGCCTGACCGTGCGTCGTGACGGCAAGAAGCACTTCATGGAGTTCCACCGTGGCGTGCCGCAAAACCGCGTGATCGAAGAAGCGGACGGTGAACGCCTGTCGCCGATTCCCGTGGTTGGCGACACCGAGAATCGCGGCACCGAAGTGCATTTCATGGCCGATCTGGAAATCTTCGGCAACGTCGAATATCACTACGACATTCTCGCGAAGCGTATTCGCGAACTCTCGTTCCTGAACAACGGCGTGCGGATTCGTCTCACGGATCAACGCTCGGGCAAGGAAGACGATTTCGCGTTTGTCGGCGGCGTGAAGGGCTTCGTTGAGTACATCAACAAGACGAAGACCGTACTGCATCCGACCATTTTCCATATCGTCGGCGAGAAGGACGGCGTGGGCGTCGAAGTGGCGATGCAGTGGAATGACAGCTACAACGAGAACGTGCTGACCTTCACGAACAACATTCCGCAGCGCGACGGCGGTAGCCATTTGACGGGTCTGCGCGCGGCCATGACGCGCGTGATCAACAAGTACATCGTCGACCACGAAATCGCGAAGAAGGCGAAGGTCGAAACGTCGGGCGACGACATGCGCGAAGGGCTGTCGTGTGTGCTGTCGGTGAAGGTGCCCGAGCCGAAGTTCAGTTCGCAGACGAAGGACAAGCTGGTGTCGTCGGAAGTGCGCGCGCCCGTGGAAGAAGTGGTCGCGAAGGCGCTCGAAGAATTTCTGCTGGAAACTCCGACCGACGCGAAGATCATTTGCGGCAAGATCGTCGATGCCGCGCGTGCTCGCGACGCAGCGCGCAAGGCGCGTGAAATGACGCGACGCAAGGGCGTGTTGGACGGCGTCGGTTTGCCCGGTAAGCTGGCAGACTGTCAGGAGAAAGATCCTGCGAAGTCTGAGATTTACATCGTCGAGGGTGATTCGGCAGGCGGCTCGGCAAAGCAGGGCCGCGACAGAAAATTCCAGGCCATTCTGCCGCTGCGCGGCAAGGTGCTGAACGTCGAGAAGGCGCGTTACGACAAGCTGCTGTCGTCGGAACAGATCGTCACGCTGATTACGGCGCTGGGCTGCGGCATCGGCAAGGAAGACTACAACCTCGACAAGCTGCGCTATCACCGCATCATCATCATGACCGACGCGGACGTCGACGGTGCGCACATCCGTACGCTGCTGCTGACGTTCTTCTATCGTCAGATGCCGGAGATGATCGAGCGCGGCTATATCTACATCGCGCAGCCGCCGCTGTACAAGGTGAAGGCCGGCAAGGACGAGCGTTATCTGAAGGACACCGCGGAGTTGAACGCGCATATGCTGCGCCTGGCTCTGAACGGGTCTGAACTGATCCCGTCAGAAGGCGCGACGCCGATTGCGGGCGATGCGCTGGGCGAGCTGGCTCGTTCCTATCTGCTGGCGCAGGGAGTCGTGGATCGTCTGAGCCGGTTGTACGACGAAGCGGCGCTTGGCGCGGTGATGGATGGCGTGACGATCGATCTGTCGAGCGAGCAGTCGACGGAAGTATCGGCCGCTTCACTTCAGGCCAAGCTGCGCGACGATCCGCTCAAGCCCGAAGTCAACGTGATCCCGATGTACGACCCGGTGCGCGAACTGCGTTCGCTGCGCGTCGAGCGTCGTCATCATGGCAACGTGAAGGTCTCGGTCATCGACGAAGAGTTCCAGCTCACGGCGGACTATCAGCAACTCGTGAACACGGCGAACACCTTCAAGGGGCTGATCGGCGAGGGCGCTGTCATCAAGCGCGGCGAGCGGAGCATGGCTGTCGGCGACTTCAAGAGCGCGATGAAATGGCTGATCGCCGATGCCGAGCGGAACGTTTCGAAGCAGCGCTATAAGGGACTCGGTGAGATGAATCCCGGACAGCTCTGGGAGACGACGATGGATCCGAGCGTGCGTCGCTTGCTGCGCGTGCAGATCGAAGATGCGATCGCGGCGGATGGGATCTTTACAACGCTGATGGGCGATGAAGTCGAGCCTCGTCGCGCGTTTATCGAGTCGAATGCGTTGCGGGCGGGGAATATCGACGTTTGA
- a CDS encoding ethanolamine ammonia-lyase subunit EutB, which translates to MSYTETIGSRTYRFADLKTLMAKASPLRSGDQLAGIAAASEEERVAAKMALAEVPLRTFLNEALVPYESDEVTRLVVDTHSPEAFAEISHLTVGEFRNWLLSSSTDTAALTRITKGLTPEMVAAVSKLMRNQDLILAARKRPVVTRFRNTVGLPGHMSVRLQPNHPTDDVKGIAASMIDGLMYGCGDAMVGINPASDSLSAITKLLMMIDDFRMRYQVPTQSCVLTHVTNTIAAIEKGAPVDLVFQSIAGTEKANAGFGISLALLQEAYEAALSLKRGTVGNNVMYFETGQGSALSADAHHGVDQQTCEVRAYAVARQFNPFLVNTVVGFIGPEYLYDGKQITRAGLEDHFCGKLLGVPMGCDICYTNHAEADQDDMDNLLTLLGVAGINFIMGIPGADDVMLNYQSTSFHDALYVRDVLGLRRAPEFEEWLESMQITDPRGALLNAPTRQPLLEGASEWMGIA; encoded by the coding sequence ATGAGCTACACGGAGACAATCGGCAGCCGCACGTATCGTTTTGCCGATCTGAAGACGCTAATGGCGAAGGCGAGCCCGCTGCGTTCCGGCGACCAGCTCGCCGGCATCGCGGCGGCGAGCGAGGAAGAGCGCGTCGCCGCGAAGATGGCGCTCGCGGAAGTGCCGCTGCGCACGTTCCTGAATGAAGCGCTGGTTCCTTACGAGAGCGACGAAGTCACGCGCCTCGTCGTCGATACGCATTCGCCCGAAGCGTTCGCCGAGATTTCACATCTGACGGTGGGCGAGTTTCGCAACTGGCTGCTCTCGAGTTCGACGGATACAGCCGCGCTCACGCGCATCACGAAAGGGCTCACGCCCGAGATGGTTGCGGCCGTGTCGAAGCTGATGCGCAATCAGGATCTGATCCTCGCGGCGCGCAAGCGTCCCGTCGTCACGCGTTTTCGCAACACGGTGGGCCTGCCGGGTCACATGTCGGTGCGCCTGCAGCCGAATCATCCGACGGATGACGTGAAGGGCATCGCTGCATCGATGATCGACGGCCTGATGTACGGTTGCGGCGATGCGATGGTCGGCATCAACCCCGCGTCCGACAGTCTTTCGGCGATCACGAAGTTGCTCATGATGATCGACGACTTCCGCATGCGCTATCAGGTGCCGACGCAATCATGTGTGCTCACGCACGTCACCAACACGATTGCGGCGATCGAGAAGGGCGCGCCCGTCGATCTCGTGTTCCAGTCGATTGCAGGCACCGAGAAGGCGAACGCAGGTTTCGGTATCTCGCTTGCGCTGTTGCAGGAAGCGTATGAAGCGGCGTTGTCGCTCAAGCGCGGCACGGTCGGCAACAACGTGATGTACTTCGAGACGGGGCAGGGCAGTGCGCTCTCTGCGGATGCGCATCATGGCGTCGATCAGCAGACCTGCGAGGTGCGCGCGTACGCCGTCGCGCGTCAGTTCAATCCGTTTCTGGTGAATACCGTAGTCGGCTTTATCGGCCCCGAGTATCTGTACGACGGCAAGCAGATCACGCGCGCGGGTCTCGAAGATCACTTCTGCGGCAAGCTGCTCGGTGTGCCGATGGGCTGCGACATCTGCTACACGAATCACGCGGAAGCCGATCAGGACGACATGGACAATCTGTTGACTCTGCTTGGCGTGGCAGGCATCAACTTCATCATGGGCATTCCCGGCGCGGATGACGTGATGCTGAATTACCAGAGCACGTCGTTCCATGACGCGCTGTATGTGCGTGACGTATTGGGTTTGCGCCGCGCGCCCGAGTTCGAAGAATGGCTGGAGTCGATGCAGATCACCGATCCGCGCGGTGCGCTGCTCAATGCGCCGACGCGTCAGCCGTTGCTCGAAGGCGCGAGCGAATGGATGGGCATCGCATGA
- the eutC gene encoding ethanolamine ammonia-lyase subunit EutC — MSDSIEKNAWQALRAFTNARIALGRAGNSLPTAPLLAFNLSHAQARDAVHHPLDADVLHEQLRAHGFTSLDVHSAAPDRAHYLRRPDMGRRLSDESRDALSKAATNDAPDVVFVIADGLSAFAASKQSIPFLQAITKRLTDWKIGPVVVARQSRVALGDEIGELLKTKLVVMLIGERPGLSSPDSLGIYLTYAPKVGCSDAQRNCISNVRPEGLDYEAAAHKLHYLLTHARRLGLTGVGLKDDSDALLQAEEAASAIPDASKK, encoded by the coding sequence ATGAGCGATTCGATCGAAAAGAATGCGTGGCAAGCGTTGCGTGCGTTCACGAATGCACGCATCGCATTGGGCCGCGCGGGCAACAGTCTGCCGACTGCGCCGTTGCTCGCGTTCAATCTGTCGCATGCGCAGGCGCGCGACGCCGTGCATCATCCGCTCGATGCCGACGTCCTGCATGAACAGTTGCGCGCGCACGGCTTCACTTCGCTCGACGTGCATAGCGCGGCGCCGGATCGCGCGCATTATTTGCGTCGACCGGATATGGGGCGTCGCCTGTCCGATGAGAGCCGCGACGCGCTAAGCAAGGCGGCGACCAATGATGCGCCCGATGTTGTGTTCGTCATCGCCGATGGACTATCTGCATTCGCCGCGTCGAAACAATCGATTCCGTTCCTGCAAGCGATCACGAAGCGTCTCACCGACTGGAAGATCGGACCTGTCGTGGTCGCGCGTCAATCGCGTGTCGCGTTGGGCGATGAGATCGGTGAGTTGTTGAAGACGAAGCTCGTCGTGATGTTGATCGGCGAAAGGCCGGGGCTGAGTTCGCCGGATAGTCTCGGCATCTATCTGACGTACGCGCCGAAAGTGGGTTGCAGCGACGCGCAGCGCAATTGCATTTCAAACGTGCGGCCGGAAGGACTCGATTACGAAGCCGCGGCGCACAAGCTGCACTATCTGCTGACGCATGCGCGTCGTCTGGGGTTGACGGGCGTCGGCTTGAAGGACGACAGCGACGCGCTGCTTCAGGCTGAAGAAGCTGCGTCCGCTATTCCTGACGCCTCGAAGAAATAG
- the eat gene encoding ethanolamine permease, giving the protein MKSESTTQHKGAVTHHELKQTLGTWQLWGIAVGLVISGEYFGWSYGWASAGTLGFVITALFIAAMYTTFIFSFTELTTSIPHAGGPFAYARHAFGPTGGYIAGAATLVEFVFAPPAIALAIGAYLHVQFPGLEPKHAAMGAYLVFMALNIVGVQIAAAFELCVTLLAIFELLVFMGVVSPGFQWPNFTKGGWAGADTFSMGSFHGMFAAIPFAIWFFLAIEGVAMAAEEAKNPKRSIPIAYVAGILTLVVLAIGVMVFAGAAGDWTKLSNINDPLPQAMKYIVGENSGWMHMLVWLGLFGLVASFHGIILGYSRQIFALARAGYLPEWLSKVHPRFKTPHRAILAGGVVGIAAIYSDELIQFGGQTLTANIVTMSVFGAIVMYIISMLSLFKLRRSDPDMERPFRAPLFPYFPAFALVAAVISLATMIYFNLLVALVFAAFVALGYGYFLMTRHQREVAPADALLEE; this is encoded by the coding sequence ATGAAATCAGAGTCGACAACCCAGCACAAAGGCGCCGTTACGCATCACGAACTGAAGCAGACTCTCGGCACCTGGCAGCTTTGGGGCATCGCCGTCGGCCTCGTGATCTCCGGCGAGTATTTCGGCTGGAGCTACGGCTGGGCGAGTGCCGGCACGCTCGGTTTCGTGATCACCGCGCTGTTCATCGCCGCGATGTACACGACATTCATTTTCAGCTTTACCGAGCTCACCACGTCGATTCCGCACGCGGGCGGCCCGTTCGCCTATGCGCGCCATGCGTTCGGCCCGACGGGCGGCTACATCGCGGGCGCTGCAACGCTCGTCGAGTTCGTGTTCGCGCCACCCGCGATCGCGCTCGCGATCGGCGCGTATCTGCATGTGCAGTTTCCCGGCCTCGAACCGAAGCACGCGGCAATGGGCGCGTATCTGGTGTTCATGGCGCTGAATATCGTCGGCGTGCAGATCGCAGCGGCGTTCGAGCTGTGCGTGACGCTGCTCGCGATCTTCGAACTGCTCGTGTTCATGGGCGTCGTGTCGCCGGGCTTCCAGTGGCCGAACTTCACAAAGGGCGGTTGGGCCGGCGCCGACACGTTCAGCATGGGCTCGTTCCACGGCATGTTCGCTGCGATTCCGTTCGCAATCTGGTTTTTCCTCGCGATCGAAGGCGTCGCGATGGCCGCCGAAGAAGCGAAGAACCCGAAGCGCTCCATCCCGATCGCCTACGTGGCGGGCATCCTGACCCTCGTCGTGCTGGCCATCGGCGTCATGGTGTTCGCGGGCGCGGCGGGCGACTGGACCAAGCTCTCCAACATCAACGACCCGTTGCCGCAAGCGATGAAATACATCGTCGGTGAAAACAGCGGCTGGATGCACATGCTGGTCTGGCTGGGACTGTTCGGCCTCGTCGCGTCGTTCCACGGCATCATCCTCGGCTACTCGCGGCAAATCTTCGCGCTGGCGCGCGCGGGCTACCTGCCCGAGTGGCTGTCGAAAGTGCATCCGCGCTTCAAGACCCCGCATCGGGCGATTCTCGCGGGCGGCGTGGTCGGCATTGCAGCGATCTATAGCGACGAGCTGATCCAGTTCGGCGGCCAGACGCTGACGGCGAACATCGTGACGATGTCGGTATTTGGCGCTATCGTGATGTACATCATCAGCATGCTTTCGCTCTTCAAGCTGCGCCGCAGCGACCCGGACATGGAGCGCCCGTTCCGCGCGCCGCTGTTTCCGTACTTCCCGGCGTTCGCGCTGGTGGCCGCGGTGATTTCACTGGCGACGATGATCTACTTCAATCTGCTCGTCGCGCTGGTGTTCGCCGCGTTCGTCGCGCTCGGCTACGGCTACTTCCTGATGACGCGTCATCAACGCGAAGTCGCGCCCGCCGATGCATTGCTCGAAGAATGA
- a CDS encoding AraC family transcriptional regulator, giving the protein MNDIGHRARYAARLAHVLDHIYDHLDEPLDIDRLAGIACLSPYHWHRIYQAMYGETVATTVRRLRLHRAAGFLANGSMPIAEIAERSGYSSLQSFTRTFSAVFGMPPALYRKAGTHSRFRPSLADSGECQMTMRDVVIRDIEGFDVLSVDHVGPYMQIGKAFDTLMGWLASRGLLSNEMRMIGIYYDDPTAVAEGELRSKAGVWLPRAVDVSGDGLVSVTPIAGGRYAVLRHKGPYADMASAYQWLYGEWLVNSEHEAADAPVFEEYLNNPKETAPANLLTDICLPVV; this is encoded by the coding sequence ATGAACGATATCGGCCATCGCGCGCGCTACGCTGCACGGCTCGCTCACGTGCTCGACCATATCTACGATCACCTCGACGAACCGCTCGATATCGACCGTCTTGCCGGGATTGCGTGTCTGTCGCCGTATCACTGGCACCGGATCTATCAGGCCATGTACGGCGAAACGGTCGCGACGACCGTGCGCCGGTTGCGTTTGCATCGCGCGGCCGGCTTTCTCGCGAATGGGTCGATGCCGATTGCCGAGATCGCCGAGCGGTCCGGCTATAGCAGTTTGCAGTCGTTCACGCGGACGTTCAGCGCCGTCTTCGGCATGCCGCCCGCGCTGTATCGGAAGGCCGGGACACACAGCCGGTTCCGGCCATCACTTGCGGATTCAGGAGAGTGCCAAATGACGATGAGAGATGTGGTGATTCGCGATATCGAGGGCTTCGACGTGCTGAGCGTCGATCACGTCGGGCCGTATATGCAGATCGGCAAGGCGTTCGATACGCTGATGGGATGGCTGGCTTCCCGTGGCCTGCTGTCGAACGAGATGCGGATGATCGGCATTTACTACGATGATCCGACGGCCGTGGCCGAGGGTGAGTTGCGGTCGAAGGCGGGTGTGTGGCTGCCGCGAGCCGTCGATGTATCAGGTGATGGGCTGGTGAGCGTCACGCCGATCGCGGGCGGCAGGTACGCCGTGTTGCGGCATAAGGGGCCTTACGCGGATATGGCGTCGGCTTATCAGTGGCTTTACGGCGAGTGGCTGGTCAATTCGGAACATGAGGCCGCCGACGCGCCTGTGTTCGAGGAGTATTTGAATAATCCTAAGGAAACCGCGCCAGCGAACTTGCTGACGGATATCTGCTTGCCGGTGGTTTAG
- the dnaN gene encoding DNA polymerase III subunit beta: protein MQLVKTERDNLLRPLQTVSGIVERRHTLPILANLLITKNGPDVSFLSTDLELQITTRADFGVGGDSVATTVAARKLLDILRAMPDGQVTLTLNDKRLTVQSGKSRFALQTLAADEFPTVAQAKDFGANLAVPQKTFRQLLGMVHFAMAQQDIRYYLNGMLLVVDGDQLMAVATDGHRLAFSSMKIEGSFARQEVIIPRKTILELQRLLEDIDDVLKIDIAPTQVKFTFGGVELVSKLVEGKFPDFQRVIPKSHKNTFVIGREELQRSLQRAAILTSDKFKGVRCIVEPGQLKIMSTNADQEEAQEELEIPYQGDSIDIGFNVTYLLDVLANLKVDLLEISLGDASSSALITIPENDEFKYVVMPMRI from the coding sequence ATGCAACTGGTCAAGACCGAACGCGATAACCTCCTCAGGCCGCTGCAAACCGTGAGCGGCATTGTCGAACGCCGTCATACGTTGCCGATCCTCGCCAATTTGCTGATTACCAAGAACGGCCCGGACGTCTCGTTCCTGTCCACCGACCTCGAACTACAAATCACCACGCGTGCCGACTTTGGCGTCGGCGGTGACTCGGTGGCCACGACGGTAGCGGCACGCAAGCTGCTCGACATTCTGCGCGCGATGCCCGACGGGCAAGTCACGCTGACCCTGAACGACAAACGTCTGACGGTCCAGTCCGGCAAAAGCCGTTTCGCCTTGCAGACGCTGGCGGCCGACGAGTTCCCGACCGTCGCTCAAGCTAAAGACTTCGGCGCAAATCTCGCGGTTCCCCAAAAAACATTCCGCCAGTTGCTCGGTATGGTCCACTTCGCCATGGCGCAGCAGGACATCCGTTACTACCTGAACGGCATGCTGCTGGTGGTCGATGGCGACCAGTTGATGGCTGTCGCGACGGACGGTCACCGTCTCGCGTTCTCGTCGATGAAGATCGAAGGCTCGTTCGCGCGCCAGGAAGTCATCATCCCGCGTAAGACGATTCTCGAACTGCAGCGTCTGCTCGAAGACATCGACGATGTCCTCAAGATCGACATTGCGCCCACGCAGGTCAAGTTCACGTTCGGCGGCGTCGAACTGGTATCGAAGCTGGTCGAAGGCAAGTTCCCCGACTTCCAGCGCGTGATTCCGAAGTCGCACAAGAACACGTTCGTGATCGGCCGCGAAGAGCTGCAACGTTCGCTGCAACGCGCGGCCATTCTGACCTCGGACAAGTTCAAGGGCGTGCGCTGCATCGTCGAGCCGGGCCAGCTGAAGATCATGTCCACCAACGCGGACCAGGAAGAAGCCCAGGAAGAACTCGAAATCCCGTACCAGGGCGACAGCATCGACATCGGTTTCAACGTCACGTACCTGCTCGACGTGCTCGCGAACCTGAAGGTTGACCTGCTGGAAATCAGCCTCGGCGACGCGAGTTCGAGCGCGCTGATCACCATTCCCGAGAACGACGAGTTCAAATACGTGGTGATGCCGATGCGCATCTGA
- the adh gene encoding aldehyde dehydrogenase, with translation MNHAEMKFLTTEFPFKKQYANFIGGEWVKPVGGEYFDNISPITGEPFTSIPRSREADIELALDAAHRAKAAWGKTSTTDRANILNKIADRMEANLQRLAVAETIDNGKPLRETMAADIPLAIDHFRYFAGTVRAQEGGISEIDHDTVAYHFHEPLGVVGQIIPWNFPILMATWKLAPALAAGNCVVLKPAEQTPASILVLLELIQDLLPAGVLNVVNGFGLEAGKPLASNKRIAKIAFTGETTTGRLIMQYASQNIIPVTLELGGKSPNIFFADVLDKDDSFFDKALEGFAMFALNQGEVCTCPSRVLVEESIYDRFMERAVKRVAAIQQGHPLDSKTMIGAQASREQLEKILSYIDLGKQEGAQCLIGGEQNKLDGELSKGYYVKPTVFRGHNKMRIFQEEIFGPVVSVTTFKNEEEALEIANDTLYGLGAGVWTRDGTRAYRFGREIQAGRVWTNCYHAYPAHAAFGGYKQSGIGRENHKMMLDHYQQTKNLLVSYSDKPLGFF, from the coding sequence ATGAATCACGCAGAGATGAAGTTTCTGACAACCGAGTTCCCGTTCAAGAAGCAGTACGCGAATTTCATCGGCGGTGAATGGGTCAAGCCGGTTGGCGGCGAGTACTTCGACAACATCTCGCCGATTACGGGCGAGCCGTTCACGTCGATACCGCGTTCGCGCGAAGCCGACATCGAACTCGCCCTCGACGCCGCGCATCGCGCCAAGGCCGCCTGGGGCAAGACATCGACCACCGACCGCGCCAACATCCTCAACAAGATCGCCGACCGCATGGAGGCGAACCTGCAGCGCCTCGCCGTCGCGGAGACGATCGACAACGGCAAGCCGCTACGCGAAACGATGGCGGCCGACATTCCCCTCGCAATCGATCACTTCCGCTATTTCGCGGGCACCGTGCGCGCGCAGGAAGGCGGCATTTCGGAGATCGATCACGACACGGTCGCATATCACTTTCATGAGCCTCTCGGCGTAGTCGGTCAGATCATTCCGTGGAACTTCCCGATCCTGATGGCCACGTGGAAGCTTGCGCCCGCGCTCGCGGCAGGCAATTGCGTCGTGCTGAAGCCCGCTGAACAGACGCCCGCTTCGATCCTCGTGCTGCTCGAACTGATTCAGGATCTGCTGCCGGCGGGCGTGCTGAACGTCGTCAATGGATTCGGTCTCGAAGCGGGCAAGCCGCTCGCGTCGAACAAGCGCATCGCGAAGATCGCCTTCACGGGGGAAACGACGACGGGCCGCCTGATCATGCAGTACGCGAGCCAGAACATCATTCCCGTGACGCTGGAGCTCGGCGGCAAGAGCCCGAACATCTTCTTCGCCGACGTGCTCGACAAGGACGACAGCTTCTTCGACAAGGCACTCGAAGGCTTCGCGATGTTCGCGCTGAATCAGGGCGAAGTCTGCACCTGCCCGTCGCGCGTGCTGGTCGAAGAATCGATTTACGACCGCTTCATGGAGCGCGCGGTGAAGCGCGTCGCCGCCATCCAGCAGGGACACCCGCTCGACTCGAAGACGATGATCGGCGCGCAGGCTTCGCGAGAGCAACTGGAAAAGATCCTGTCGTACATCGATCTCGGCAAGCAGGAAGGCGCGCAATGCCTGATCGGCGGCGAGCAGAACAAGCTCGACGGCGAACTCTCGAAGGGCTATTACGTGAAGCCGACCGTGTTCCGCGGTCACAACAAGATGCGCATCTTCCAGGAAGAAATCTTCGGCCCCGTCGTTTCCGTCACGACGTTCAAGAACGAAGAAGAAGCATTGGAGATCGCCAATGACACGCTGTATGGCCTCGGCGCCGGCGTCTGGACGCGCGACGGCACGCGCGCCTATCGCTTCGGTCGCGAGATTCAGGCGGGCCGCGTGTGGACGAATTGCTACCACGCGTACCCGGCGCATGCGGCGTTCGGCGGCTACAAGCAGTCGGGCATCGGACGCGAGAATCACAAGATGATGCTCGATCACTACCAGCAAACGAAGAATCTGCTGGTCAGCTATAGCGACAAACCGTTGGGCTTCTTCTGA